A genome region from Oenanthe melanoleuca isolate GR-GAL-2019-014 chromosome 14, OMel1.0, whole genome shotgun sequence includes the following:
- the NDUFB10 gene encoding NADH dehydrogenase [ubiquinone] 1 beta subcomplex subunit 10 — protein sequence MAPRNGLGLIPGGSTLSLCSDRAQIPQRRWGLAHRGYPKAICPQSCATCCGMAVMSRDTLWVPPSRPIPGFWDPLTEEGRSDYNSRRAPGPPPCSAPGPLRGRRHIPVLPPPQGSPPSFSAAAAMPEDHDWEAYKVPPTRTPVSERTTSVPNPVNYFQTAFNYVLDTPVTLVREWIEKWQNKNKFYYYHQKFRRVPDMSECLEGDYLCYYEAEAQWRRDRMVDQQIVEIIRERAAACKQREGPNQFQNCAKEMELLAQVTKAYQDRYGDLGYHGNARTCLMKQKHRMMEERKAQEEQQS from the exons ATGGCACCGAGGAACGGGCTGGGACTGATCCCAGGAGGTTCCACCTTGTCCCTGTGCAGTGACCGAGCACAGATCCCACAGAGAAGGTGGGGTCTCGCTCACCGGGGATATCCCAAAGCCATCTGCCCACAGTCCTGTGCCACGTGCTGTGGGATGGCCGTgatgagcagggacacactgTGGGTTCCTCCATCCCGACCCATCCCGGGGTTCTGGGATCCCCTCACGGAGGAGGGACGCTCGGACTACAACTCCCGGCGtgccccggggccgccgccaTGTTCGGCGCCCGGCCCCCTCAGGGGTCGCCGCCATATTCCCGTGCTCCCGCCCCCTCAGGGGTCGCCGCCATCTTTCTCCGCCGCCGCAGCGATGCCGGAGGATCATGACTGGGAGGCGTACAAGGTGCCACCGACCCGCACCCCTGTCTCCGAGAGGACCACGTCGGTGCCCAACCCCGTCAACTACTTCCAGACCGCCTTCAACTATGTCCTCGACACGCCCGTCACCTTAGTCCGAG agtGGATCGAGAAGTGGCAAAACAAGAACAAGTTCTACTACTACCACCAGAAGTTCCGCCGTGTGCCTGACATGAGCGAGTGCCTGGAGGGCGACTACCTGTGCTACTATGAGGCCGAGGCTCAGTGGAGGAGGGACAG GATGGTTGATCAGCAGATCGTGGAGATAATCCGGGAAAGGGCGGCTGCCTGCAAGCAGAGGGAAGGGCCCAACCAGTTCCAGAACTGTGCCAaggagatggagctgctggcacaggtcACCAAGGCCTACCAGGACAGAT acGGTGATCTGGGTTACCATGGCAATGCACGGACCTGCCTGATGAAGCAGAAGCACAGGATGATGGAGGAGAGGAAAgcacaggaagagcagcagagctga
- the RPS2 gene encoding 40S ribosomal protein S2, which yields MADDAGAAGGAGAARGGFRGGFGTGLRGRGRGRGRGRGRGRGARGGKAEDKEWIPVTKLGRLVKDMKIKSLEEIYLFSLPIKESEIIDFFLGSSLKDEVLKIMPVQKQTRAGQRTRFKAFVAIGDYNGHVGLGVKCSKEVATAIRGAIILAKLSIVPVRRGYWGNKIGKPHTVPCKVTGRCGSVLVRLIPAPRGTGIVSAPVPKKLLMMAGIDDCYTSARGCTATLGNFAKATFDAISKTYSYLTPDLWKETVFTKSPYQEFTDHLAKTHTRVSVQRTQAAAVATT from the exons ATGGCGGACGACGCCGGTGCTGCGGGAGGAGCGGGAGCGGCCCGCGGGGGCTTCCGCGGTGGATTCGGGACCGGgctgcggggccgcggccgTGGCCGCGGAAGAGGCCGCGGAAGAGGCCGCGGGGCCCGCGGAGGTAAAGCCGAGGATAAGGAG TGGATTCCTGTCACCAAACTCGGCCGTCTGGTCAAGGATATGAAGATCAAGTCTCTTGAGGAGATTTACCTTTTCTCGCTCCCCATCAAG GAGTCGGAGATCATCGATTTCTTCCTGGGCTCCTCGCTGAAGGATGAGGTGCTGAAGATTATGCCTGTGCAGAAACAGACCCGTGCTGGGCAGCGTACCAGGTTCAAG GCGTTTGTCGCCATCGGGGACTACAACGGCCacgtggggctgggggtgaagTGCTCCAAGGAGGTGGCCACGGCCATCCGCGGGGCCATCATCCTGGCCAAGCTGTCCATCGTGCCCGTGCGACGCGGCTACTGGGGCAACAAGATCGGGAAGCCGCACACGGTGCCCTGCAAG gTCACCGGCCGCTGTGGCTCCGTGCTGGTGCGTCTGatcccggctccccgcggcaCCGGGATCGTGTCCGCCCCTGTCCCCAAGAAGCTGCTGATGATGGCTGGCATCGATGACTGCTACACGTCAGCGCGGGGCTGCACGGCCACCCTCGGCAACTTCG CTAAAGCCACCTTCGATGCCATCTCCAAAACCTACAGCTACCTGACTCCTGACCTCTGGAAAGAGACTGTCTTCACTAAGTCTCCTTACCAG GAGTTCACTGATCATCTGGCCAAGACCCACACGAGAGTGTCGGTGCAGAGgacccaggcagctgctgtggccaccACCTAA